The Porphyrobacter sp. HT-58-2 genome segment GCCCTGTTCCATGAACAGGCGCAGATCGAAGTGTGGGGCGAGGATCCCGACATGCTGGTGTGCTCGACCTACCAGCCGGTCGGCAAGGTCACCCACGTTGAAGGCGGTTTCCGGCTGTCGGGTCGCTGGGGCTTTTCGACCGGGTCGGTGCATTCCGGCTGGATTCTGCTGGGGGCGTTCTGTCCGCCCAAGGACGACGGCACGCCAGCCGAAATGCGCACCTTCCTGCTCCCGCGCAGCGATTTCGAAATCGACGAGAACGCGTGGCACACCTTTGGTCTTCAGGGGACCGGCAGTCACGACATCATCGTCGATGACGCATTTGTGCCAGATTACCGCACCCACCGTTCGATCGACGGCTTCCTGTGCAAGAACCCCGGGCAGGAGGTGAACACCGGCCCGCTGTATCGCCTGCCCTGGGCGCAGGTCTTCACCCGTTCGGTCTCGACCGCGGCTTTCGGCGGGGCGCAGGCGGCGATCAATGCGGCGATGGCGATCATGCAGGATCGGGTTTCGACCAATACCGGCAAGGCTTCCAAGCAGGATCCGATCCTGCACGCGGCGCTGGCGCGGGCGATCGCCGAGAAGCAGGAAATGGAAACAACCCTGCGTCTGACCTTCGATGATCTGATGGGCTATGCCGAGCGGGGCGAGGATATCCCGATGGAAAAGCGGGCATTCTTTACCTACCAGTCGAGCACGGTCGTACGCAGGCTTGCGCGCCTGATCGACGATGTAGTGCAATTGTTCGGCGGACGGGCAATCTACATGACCAGCGAAATCATCCAGCCGTGGCTCGATCTCCACGCGGGCCG includes the following:
- a CDS encoding acyl-CoA dehydrogenase family protein — its product is MGVAVKRMDVEGVVPSAEELLERARAMVPVLKARAKACTAARNVPAETIAEMKEAGFFRILQPARFGGYEMHPNAFFEVQKVLAEGCMSTGWMYGVLGCHPYEMALFHEQAQIEVWGEDPDMLVCSTYQPVGKVTHVEGGFRLSGRWGFSTGSVHSGWILLGAFCPPKDDGTPAEMRTFLLPRSDFEIDENAWHTFGLQGTGSHDIIVDDAFVPDYRTHRSIDGFLCKNPGQEVNTGPLYRLPWAQVFTRSVSTAAFGGAQAAINAAMAIMQDRVSTNTGKASKQDPILHAALARAIAEKQEMETTLRLTFDDLMGYAERGEDIPMEKRAFFTYQSSTVVRRLARLIDDVVQLFGGRAIYMTSEIIQPWLDLHAGRAHVANDPANRTGDAIGTMLGEAPLNPFL